The Gemmatimonadota bacterium sequence CGTGACCTTCACCAATGCGTTTTCCAACAACCCGGTCTGCTGTCCGGCTCGGGCGGGCATTGCCACGGGACTCACCAGCCGCGGCCACGGTCTGCTCTCCAATGGCTACCGGCTCAATCCCGACATCCCCACCTTCATGAAGACATTGCAGATGGCCGGATGGCGAACCGGCGCGTTTGGTAAGATCCACTTCTATCCCTTTGACTCGGAATACTACCCATACCCGGACTACCGGGAATATGGCTGGGATGTGGTGCACAACACCGAGGACAACCGGACTGGCGAGTGGCACGACTGGATCGAAAAGGAGCATCCCGAACACTATGATGCAATCATGTCAACCCCGGCGAACTGGAATTCTCAGTTGCCTTATTACGATTCGTATGGCGAGCGGAAGGTCAACCTGACCGAAAGGATGCGCCGGGCAAAGAAGAAAATGGCATGGGCTAAACGCGATGACGGAGGGAACAAAACCCGAACCGAAGGCTACTACCCCCTGCCCTTCCCTGAAGAGATTTCTCAGACCAACTGGATTACGGAACAGGCCCTGAATTTCATCGATGAAACGCCCGCCGATCAACCTCTATACACCCACATCAGCTATGTGCAGCCCCACCCCCCGTTTCATCCACCTGCGCGATTCCTGGAGATGGTCAACGAGGATCTCATCCCCGACCCTGTCGGTTACGGCACGGACCACTGGAATGGACCTGACAGGATCCCCAACTGGCGCTACTACCGCAAGCTCTACTTCGCCGATTTTATCCACATCGACGAACAGATCGGCCGCATCCTGGAACGATTGGAACAGGTCGGCAGGATGGAGAATAGCTACTTCATCTTCGTCTCCGATCACGGCGAAATGCTCATGGACCACAATCTGGGTGGAAAATCCGCCAGACACTACGACGCCGTCATCCGCATCCCGCTGATTGTAGCCGGACCAGGCCTGAAGCAGGGTAGCACTTGCGACCTCTTCGTACAGCACGAGGACATCTGTCCTACCGTGTTGGATATGCACGAAACGCTTCTGGAACAGCACCCGAGGCCCCTGTCGCGGCGTGGAGTTGGCGATGGCCATCCGCTATGTGCCGGCCGTTCGCTGATGCCTCTGTGCAAGGGAAAGCGGGTTTCGGACTGGCGGCAGTCGGCATTCTCCGAGTCATTCGGCGGCCTGTGCGAGTCGCCCTTCCATGAAGGGATCATGAAGTTTCCCTGGAAAGAGACACTGCGAAACCGTGAGTTCCGCTACTCGATCACGCCGGGGCGCGATGACGGGGAAGAACTCTTCGATCTCACCAGAGATTCCAGCGAACTGGTCAACGTCGTGCATGATCCGGCGTATCAGCAGGCGCGTCAGCAACTGATGAAGGAAATGATGCACCGCGTCATGCTCCAGGAATTCCCGCTACCACCGCGTGACCTGGTGGTGATCGGAGCCCATTAGAAGTACAGATTCGCGCAACAAACCCATTGAAAACTAAATCACCAGGAGACTGAAAATGCGAGAAGATATCAAATCTCTCCAGGAACATCTTGACGAATTCAAAACAGTTGGATTTACACTTTTCCCAAAGATGCTGGACGATGTCTGGGTCAAAGCCATGCGGGATTCATTTGAAGAAATCGGTGATCGCATCCCCACTCCCGATGGCAGCCGGCCCCAGGTCTTTGTCGATGTGTTAGAACACAAACCCGATCTCATTCTCTCAGCCTTGTCAAATAAGCGCCTCCTGGACTTTGCTGAAATGATCGTCGGACCTCATGTCCAACTCGAATCCATCACATACCGGCGCACGGCACCACAGGACCCAAACACAAACCCGGTACTGGGTTTTCACCGGGACATGTTTGCCGAGTTTCCTCAAGAAGGCATCTACCATAGACCTTTACTCTTCAATGCCCTGAGCTATTTACAGGATCTCGATGATGAAATTGGCCCCCTGCGAATTATTCCAGGTTCTCACATGAAAGCCCTGACTTTAACACAAGAAGAAAGAAAGCAACCCCATCCCGACGAAGTGATCCTTTATCCCAAATCTGGAGATATCGCCGTATTTCACAATGCTATCGTACACTCGGGAACAGCCAATTACTCAAAGGAATACCGATACCTTTTCTTTTTAACGATGAATCACTCCTGGCTCAAACACAGAGCCAATTATTCTGGGCCGATTTCTGAGGCTGTCAAAGCGCGAGCGCGAGCGACTGGAGATCGTCGATTGCTGCGTCTATTGGGCGAAGATGCAAATGTATTTCGGCGAGCCAACAGTGGATTTATGCAACCAGATGAGCTGATGTGGGAACAGTGGAGTGCTGAAGACGCTGCTGACCTCAAAAATTAATCAAAGAAGGTTTTTATGAACACAACTCCAACCGTCTGCATTGCCGGTGTTAACGACGAACCCAGTCCATCGTGGGATCTGGACGAAGGTTTGGATGTGCTTGATGAACTTGGCATCAAATTTATTGAACTGCGTGCGGCCTATGGTGAAATGGTTGACCAGATGAATGACGACACGTTCGTCCGTGTCGCAGACCGTGTCAAAGAACGGGGTTTTACCGTCACCACTTATCTCGGTCAGGTGGGTCGCACAGTACCCGACGAAGCCAATCGCGCACAGGACATATCGCACATCACCCGCGCCGTTCAACGTGCCGACTACGTTGGCACAATCCAACTGCGCACGATGGGATATAAAAAAGGCGACGCAGGAACCGACTGGTTTGCAATCGCCATTGAAATGTACACCGCAATGACCGAAATAGCTGCCGCGGAAAATAAAATCCTTATACTCGAAAATCCACCCAATAAAACGTCCGCCGTCTGCACCGCCTCCGAATGTTTAAGAGCACTTCAAGCTGTTAATTCCCCGAATTTCCGACTCAACTTTGACCCCGGCAACTTTGGTGCACACGGCGAAGTTGGAATCGACATTTTTGAAAAATTGAAAAATTACATCACCAATGTCCACGTCAAAGACATTCGAGAACCTGGCGACACCAGCACCTACTGCATTGCTGGCGACGGAAAATGCGGATATCCCGAAATCTTCAAACGCCTTTGCCAAATGAACTACTCAGGCTGTATCACCGTAGAGCCGCACTTGCTTCATTCTCAGAAATTCCACGTCTCCGGCCGAGAGAACTACATTAAAGCCGCCAACCGAATCATACACCTTCTCGAAGAAGCCGGTTTTGCTGTGCAGAGAAGTTAATCACCCGTATGCTGCGACCAAACGACATAAAAAATGTAATCGTCTTCCTACTTGTCCTTTTTGCCGCTCCGGTTTGGTGTTTTGCCGATATCAAATTGGATAAGGACGGCAACTACGTCGAGTTTACTTATGCCACGATGTCCGATGGTGTAAAGATCGCTGTAGCTGTAGGGTACCCAAAAGGATTCGATCCGCAGGATCAGATTCAAAAGTGGCCGGCCATCCTGGAGATGAGCGGTTATCCTCAAGCGAGCCGGCCGGTATATAGAAGCGATCGCTACGGGGAGCGCTACATCACTGTGAGTGCGTCGCTGCGCGGGACTGGCGCTTCGGGTGGGGCGTTTGCCGCCTTTAGCGAACGCAATATCAAGGACGGATACGAGATTATCGAAAATTGGATCGTCAAGCAGCCCTGGTCAAACGGAAAAGTAGGGATCCATGGGCACTCCTGGTCGGGAATCACAGGATTTCTGACAATCCGCCTGCTGCCGGCGACCTGATGGGGATCTATGTACAGCCTAATAATTCCGATGAGTGATGAATCTTGCAAAGGAGAACGTATATGAGTCCGGCGAGCAGAGAATCCGTTCAGACCGCTGGAGCGACAACACCTGACCCGCCGAAGTCCACCACTGGAGCAGTCGAGATCCAGGGATTTGAGGAAGCGGTAACCGATACAGAGGCCGCAAAGAACTGGCAACCTGTTTCCGACCGAAAAATCCGGGTAGGCATCGCAGGCTACGGCGTCTGTAGTTTCGGCGCGAAATTCCATTTTCAGGACCACCCAAATGTGACAGTCGCTGCCGTTGCCGATCTGGATGCCGATAAGTGTGCCGAACTTTCAAAGTTATGCCGCTGCGAGACGACGTATTCCTCGTGTGAAGAGATGATCCATGACGATTCGCTCGAGGCCGTCTTTATTGCCACCGATGCGCCGAGCCACGCCCGGCGCCATCGAAGCGCTCAAGGCTGGCAAGCATGTCGCTTCGGCTGTCCCGGCTGTGTTTGGATCCCTGGAGGATGCCGATGCGCTCTTTGAGACCGTCAAGACGACAGGTCGCAAGTATATGATGTTTGAAACGTCCTATTTTCATCATGACCTCTATTGCATGCGGGAGATGTACAGGGCCGGAGACCTGGGTAAGGTTATCTACGCCGAAGGCGAATACTGGCACTACTTTGGCACGCCGCTATCTGCGCATAGGGGGTGGCGAACGGGCTTGCCCCCGCAGTGGTATCCCACACATTCGAATGCTTACTATGTGGGGGTGACCGGTGGCAGCTTCACCGAGGTTTCATGCATGGGCATACCAAGCTCAATCGATCACCTGAAGCCAGAGAACAATGAATTTCAAAACCCGTTTGGAACTGAAATCGCCCTGTTTCGCACCAGCGAAGGCGGCATGGCCCGCATGGCGGTCAGTTGGGATACGCCGGGGCAGGGTGGGGAAAGAGGCCGGATACGCACGCAAAAGGGGACCTATTACGGCGAGTTTCGAAGTGGCCAGAAGGATCAGGTGCCGCCAGCCATCACTCGTCCACCGCTTCCTCCAGGGGTCGGTGCCGGTGGCCATGGAGGTTCCCACGGTTATCTGATGAGCGAGTTCGTCGAGGCGATTCTGCTGGATCGCGACCCCCTTATAGACATTGCTCAATCCCTGAATATGACGGTCGGCGGCATCGTCGCCCACGAGTCGGCACTTAAGAACGGTGAATTGATGAAGATCCCGCAATACGTTCTGTAAATCAAGGAGGAAGGAGATCATTCTGACCAACAAAAAAATACCACAACTCAGAATGATTATTCCAGACATTTCGGCCTGGCAACTGGACTGGGAATTACCGGTCCCCGTTCACCAGCTTGACAAAGTCTCCCGGCTGGAGCGCAAGCCCGGGCGATAGGTGCAGAGCATCGCCCATCGGATCCGGATCCGCCTCTGTGTAGGGATAGGCGATGGTTGCGCCATCTTCGTGCTCGGCCAAGAAGGAGACCGTCTCTCCGTCGCTCTGATCGGAAAGCTGCCAGCCCGACAACTGGTCGGCAAATGTCTCGAGCGAATCGCTCTCCTCGGGAACCTGAACTTCGACGTAGAGCAGAGCGACGAGCGGGTTATCTTCCTGCTGCACATCCTCTCCCCCGTGGAGTCTGACTCGCAAGCGCAGTTCACCGTCTTCGCCATAGGCCAGCGTCGCGCGGCTACGAATCGCTTGACCGTCACAGTCTAGCAGCAGGACGACAACACCCAGGTAGATATCTCCATAGGAAACAGCCACGGATTGCCCTGGCAAAAGGCTCACGGGTTTTCCGCCCCAATCCACATTGCCAATGCGAACGGACTCGATCTGATCCCTCAGTCCGAACAGGACGCGAGGTTCACAAATGAACGTAGGATCGTCCAGAAACTTACTTCGCTGCTCCTCCTGCAGATCGTAGTACAGTCTGCCGACCACCTGACTGCCGTTCTGACGCGACAGGAATGTGGCGCACGGCTGATGCGTAAAGGATTCGTCCGGAAGGAATGGGACACTGGGTCGCAGGGCCTTGCTGTTCCGGACCAGCAGGATATACGACGGAGGCGAGTGGCCGCCCACAGATTGTAAACTCTGAGATGCCAGCCCGTAAGCCTGCGTAATGACGTGGGTCCGACGACTACCCAGCGAGATTCCCCGATCGAGTATTTCGGCTCCATCCGCCATCTCGTTCGCCAGGGACCGAACAGGTTCCGGCGGTACGTAGTCGAACAGGCTCGGCATCAGGACCGCAAGCTCGGCCGGAGCAGGGGTGCCAAATTTAACGTGGGCATACGAAGCAGCCCCGATTGAACCGTTCAGCACATCTCCCTGGTAAGCCCTTGCGGCAGCACCCGCCAGAAATCCACCGGGCATCAGGTTGAGCGCCATCTGATAGGTGAT is a genomic window containing:
- a CDS encoding sulfatase-like hydrolase/transferase; translation: MNPNNKPNIIFFMVDQMGAKWLEAALNGICDLPNLKRLQSMGVTFTNAFSNNPVCCPARAGIATGLTSRGHGLLSNGYRLNPDIPTFMKTLQMAGWRTGAFGKIHFYPFDSEYYPYPDYREYGWDVVHNTEDNRTGEWHDWIEKEHPEHYDAIMSTPANWNSQLPYYDSYGERKVNLTERMRRAKKKMAWAKRDDGGNKTRTEGYYPLPFPEEISQTNWITEQALNFIDETPADQPLYTHISYVQPHPPFHPPARFLEMVNEDLIPDPVGYGTDHWNGPDRIPNWRYYRKLYFADFIHIDEQIGRILERLEQVGRMENSYFIFVSDHGEMLMDHNLGGKSARHYDAVIRIPLIVAGPGLKQGSTCDLFVQHEDICPTVLDMHETLLEQHPRPLSRRGVGDGHPLCAGRSLMPLCKGKRVSDWRQSAFSESFGGLCESPFHEGIMKFPWKETLRNREFRYSITPGRDDGEELFDLTRDSSELVNVVHDPAYQQARQQLMKEMMHRVMLQEFPLPPRDLVVIGAH
- a CDS encoding phytanoyl-CoA dioxygenase family protein — its product is MREDIKSLQEHLDEFKTVGFTLFPKMLDDVWVKAMRDSFEEIGDRIPTPDGSRPQVFVDVLEHKPDLILSALSNKRLLDFAEMIVGPHVQLESITYRRTAPQDPNTNPVLGFHRDMFAEFPQEGIYHRPLLFNALSYLQDLDDEIGPLRIIPGSHMKALTLTQEERKQPHPDEVILYPKSGDIAVFHNAIVHSGTANYSKEYRYLFFLTMNHSWLKHRANYSGPISEAVKARARATGDRRLLRLLGEDANVFRRANSGFMQPDELMWEQWSAEDAADLKN
- a CDS encoding sugar phosphate isomerase/epimerase, whose amino-acid sequence is MNTTPTVCIAGVNDEPSPSWDLDEGLDVLDELGIKFIELRAAYGEMVDQMNDDTFVRVADRVKERGFTVTTYLGQVGRTVPDEANRAQDISHITRAVQRADYVGTIQLRTMGYKKGDAGTDWFAIAIEMYTAMTEIAAAENKILILENPPNKTSAVCTASECLRALQAVNSPNFRLNFDPGNFGAHGEVGIDIFEKLKNYITNVHVKDIREPGDTSTYCIAGDGKCGYPEIFKRLCQMNYSGCITVEPHLLHSQKFHVSGRENYIKAANRIIHLLEEAGFAVQRS
- a CDS encoding CocE/NonD family hydrolase, producing the protein MLRPNDIKNVIVFLLVLFAAPVWCFADIKLDKDGNYVEFTYATMSDGVKIAVAVGYPKGFDPQDQIQKWPAILEMSGYPQASRPVYRSDRYGERYITVSASLRGTGASGGAFAAFSERNIKDGYEIIENWIVKQPWSNGKVGIHGHSWSGITGFLTIRLLPAT